The following coding sequences lie in one Takifugu flavidus isolate HTHZ2018 chromosome 4, ASM371156v2, whole genome shotgun sequence genomic window:
- the elf3 gene encoding ETS-related transcription factor Elf-3, which translates to MSSLSLSSVLTGANFAMYQSTVSDVPQQPASINTMNTNNTAYISNLSGQSYRQIEPQYWTVDNVLEWISDHVESNKFDAHSLSLALCSMDGYSLCQMTQDQMIEAFGSQLGPHLYHSLQEHKTNYALADLQSFPGSELNETCQILDNLLDNFPLLSTIIIRPDEGEPGVRDPLCGNENDLGGFALGSVMAQEDLEYLSDVQSDSDFSSSSNSGAFFQSPGSPDSVSGESDPEFCYPLISKSFIKTEKAESRLKRPRGRPPKLSGEHSSTVYAGSKKSKHAPRGTHLWEFIRDILINPEKNQGLMKWEDRHEGVFKFLKSEAVAQMWGQKKKNSTMTYEKLSRAMRYYYKREILERVDGRRLVYKFGKNSSGWKIEEIGM; encoded by the exons ATGTCGTCACTGTCCCTCAGCAGCGTTTTAACTGGAGCCAACTTTGCCATGTATCAGTCGACGGTCTCTGATGTTccacagcagccagccagcatcaaCACCATGAACACCAACAACACAGCCTATATCTCCAATCTGAGTG GTCAGTCTTACAGACAAATTGAGCCACAATACTGGACGGTGGACAACGTTCTGGAATGGATCAGTGACCATGTGGAGAGCAACAAGTTCGATGCACACAGCCTGAGCCTGGCACTCTGCTCCATGGATGGTTACTCTCTCTGCCAGATGACCCAGGACCAGATGATCGAGGCGTTTGGCTCACAACTTGGGCCCCACCTCTACCACAGTCTGCAGGAACACAAGACCAATTATG CCTTAGCAGATCTGCAGAGTTTCCCGGGGTCAGAACTGAATGAGACATGCCAGATCTTGGACAACTTGCTCGACAATTTTCCACTATTGAGCACGATTATAATTCGTCCTG ATGAAGGGGAACCTGGAGTGCGAGACCCCTTGTGCGGGAATGAAAATGATCTGGGTGGTTTTGCACTGGGATCCGTGATGGCTCAGGAAGATCTTGAATACCTGTCTGATGTTCAGTCTGACAGCGATTTCAGCTCCTCGTCCAACA GTGGAGCATTTTTCCAAAGTCCTGGCTCTCCTGATTCCGTCAGTGGCGAATCAGACCCAGAGTTTTGCTACCCCCTGATTTCAA AGTCCTTCATCAAGACCGAGAAAGCGGAGTCTCGACTGAAGCGTCCCCGGGGTCGTCCCCCTAAGCTAAGTGGcgagcacagcagcaccgtctATGCTGGGTCCAAGAAAAGTAAACATG CACCTCGTGGCACTCACCTATGGGAGTTCATCAGAGATATCTTGATCAACCCTGAGAAGAACCAAGGTCTCATGAAGTGGGAGGACCGCCACGAAGGGGTCTTCAAGTTCCTCAAGTCCGAGGCCGTGGCCCAGATGTGGGgccagaagaaaaagaacagcacTATGACATATGAAAAACTCAGCCGTGCTATGAG GTATTACTACAAGAGGGAGATCCTGGAGCGTGTCGACGGCCGCAGGCTCGTTTACAAATTTGGGAAAAACTCAAGTGGCTGGAAGATCGAGGAGATTGGCATGTGA